Genomic window (Streptosporangium brasiliense):
AACCTCCGAGGCATCCGCGAGTCCGGCGTCGCCTTCGCCATCCCCACCTACGCGTTCATGTTCGCGGTCATCGGCCTGGTCGTGTGGGGCGGCTTCCGGCTGCTGGTGCTGGGCGACGAGCTGCGCGCGCCCACCGCCGACTACGAGATCGTCGCCGAACAGGCCAACCTGACGTCCTTCGCGGCGGCTTTCCTGATCCTGCGGGCGTTCTCCTCCGGCTGCGCCGCGCTCACCGGCGTCGAGGCGATCAGCAACGGCGTGCCCGCCTTCCGTAAGCCCAAGAGCAAGAACGCCGCCAACACGCTGCTGATGATGGGCCTGGTGTCGGTGACCATGTTCGTCGGCATCATCACGCTCGGCCTGGCCTCCGGCGTCAAGCTCACCGACCCCGCCACCGCGGCCCACGGTGTGCTCATCGACGGCCGGCCCGCCGGGCCCGGCTACTACCAGCCGCCGATCATCGCCCAGGTCTCCGAGGCGGTCTTCGGCAGCGGGTCGCTGTTCTTCTTCGTCATCGCCGCCGTCACTGCGCTGATCCTGTTCCTCGCCGCCAACACCGCCTTCAACGGCTTCCCGGTGCTCGGCTCCATCCTGGCCCAGGACCGTTTCCTCCCCCGCCAGCTGCACACCCGGGGCGACCGGCTGGCGTTCTCCAACGGCATCGTCATCCTGGCCGCTGCCGCCTGCCTGCTGCTGTGGGGGTTCCAGGCCGACGTCAGCCGCCTGCTCAACCTCTACATCGTGGGCGTCTTCGTGTCGTTCACGCTGAGCCAGATCGGCATGGTCCGGCACTGGACCCGGCACCTGCGGACCGAGACCGACCGGAAGGTCCGCGCGCAGATGAGGCGCTCGCGGGTCATCAACTTCTTCGGCGGCGTCATGACCGGCGTGGTGCTGGTGGTCGTGCTGCTGACCAAGTTCACCCACGGCGCGTGGATCGTCTGCGTGGCCATGCCGGTGCTGTTCCTGATGATGAAGGCCATCCACCGCCACTACGACAACGTGGCCCAGGAGCTCGCGGTGTCGGAGGACGCCGAGGTGGACGAGACGATGCTGCCCGCGCGCAACCACGCCGTCGTCCTGGTCTCCAAGATTCACAAGCCGACCCTGCGCGCCCTCGCCTACGCCCGCGCCACCCGGCCCTCCACCCTGGAGGCGATCACCGTGGGAGTGGAGGGCGAGGAGGCCCGGGGGCTGCAGGAGGAGTGGGAGCGGCGGGGCATCCCGGTGCCGCTGAAGATGCTCGACTCGCCCTACCGGGAGATCACCCGGCCGATCCTGGAGTACGTCAAGTCGCTGCGCCGCCGCTCGCCCCGCGACGTGGTGACCGTCTACATCCCGGAGTACGTCGTCGGCCACTGGTGGGAGCACCTGCTGCACAACCAGAGCGCCCTGCGGCTCAAGGGCCGCCTGCTCTTCCAGCCCGGCGTGATGGTCACCAGCGTGCCCTGGCAACTCCACTCCTCCGACCGCCTCAAGGGCCGCCCCGAGCGCTACGCCCCCAACGCCGTCCGCCGCCGGGAGCGCGAGGCGGCCGGCGACGAGGCGCGCCACGACGAGGCGGCCCGGGGACAGGCGGCCGGCGACGGGACCGCGGAGGGGCCCCGCCCGCAGCACGGCACCCCGTGAGGAGACGGCGCGGTACCCGTGAGGAGACGGCGCGGCCCCCCGTGACGGGATGGCCCGGGGCGAGGACGGCAAGGCATAACCTTTCGTATGTACTCCTGGCCACAGGGAGGCTCGAACGACGACGGACTGCGAGGACATGGCATGGCGATCGAACTGACGGTGGGACCGGTCGCGCACGGCGGCTGGTGCGTCGCTCGCCATGACGGCCGGGTGGTCTTCGTACGGCACGCCCTGCCCGGCGAGCGCGTCCTGGCGGAGATCACCGAGGAGACCAGCCGGTTCCTGCGGGCCGACGCGGTCGAGATCCTGGAGCCCTCCGCCGACCGGGTGACCCCGCCGTGCCCGTTCGCCGGCCCCGGCCGCTGCGGCGGCTGCGACTGGCAGCACGCCTCGCTCGACGCCCAGCGCCTGCTGAAGACCGACGTGGTCGCCGAGCAGCTGCGGCGGCTGGCCGGGATCGAGTGGAAGGGCATCGTGGAGGAGGTGCCCGGCGCCCCCGACGGCCTCGGCTGGCGCACCCGCGTCCAGTTCGCCGTCGACCGTGACGGCGTCCTCGGCCTGCGCCGCCACCGCTCCCACGACATCGAGCCGGTGGACGCCTGCCTGATCGCCCACCCCGAGGTGGAGAACGTCGGGGCCGAGGTCATGAACTGGCGCAACGCCTCCTCGGTCGAGGTCATCGCCTCCAGCACCGGGGAACAGGCCGTCGTGGTCGCCCCCAAGCCCCGCCGTACGGTGGCCGTGCCCGACCTCGACACGGGCGTGGCCGTCTTCGTGGACGAGGGCAAGGGCCGCACCCGCGTGGTCCACGGCAGCAACCATCTCACCGAGCGCGTCGGCGACCGCGACTTCCAGATCACCGGCAGCGGCTTCTGGCAGGTCCACCCCGGCGCCGCGGCCACGCTGCTGGCCACCGTTCTGGACCTCGCCGCCCCGCAGCCGGGGGAGTGGGCCCTGGACCTCTACTGCGGCGTGGGCCTGTTCGCCGCGGGGCTGGCCGAGGCCGTCGGCCCGGAGGGCGCCGTGTTCGGCGTCGAGTCCGAGGCCGTGGCCGTGCGCGACGCCGAACGCAACCTCCGGGACCTGCCGCAGGCGAGCTTCGCCCGGGGCCGTGTCGAGCACGCCCTCGACCGCTTCGACATCGAACGCGCCGACCTGGTCGTCGTCGACCCGCCCCGGGCCGGTCTGGGGCGCGAGGTCGTCGACCGGATCGCCACCCTCCGGGCCACCCGGATCGTCTACGTCTCCTGCGACCCGGCCACCCTCGCCCGCGACCTCGCCTGGCTCGCCGAGCACGGCTACCGCCTCGCCGACCTGCGCGCCTTCGACGCCTTCCCGATGACCCACCACGTGGAGTGCGTGGCCCTGCTGGTCAGCGATTCGATCTAGGCGCTGACCGGCGAAAACGCAACACGTGATGTCTCACCGAACCCCGGCGTCACCCACGGCAGAACAAGATCATGGCGCACGGAGAGCGCACGATCATGAAAGCGCGCCGGGACCGATCCGGTCGCGGTGCGTCGTTCGCAGAGCCATGTGATCGGCCACCGGTCGGCCGGACGGGGAGCGGAACCCTCACTGTGGCCCGTCGAGCCTCTGGGCGCCCACAGGAGCCGTCTGAAGGTCTTGTGGGCTCTGACGTGCGCCTAAGGGTGTCCGTGCCTCACTGGGGCATCTGGGGGCTGCTCCGGCTCCCGGACCGGACCTGTGAGCAATCGGGGCGACCTGGACGTCATAGCCGTGAGCGACATACGGTGTCCGTCCACCTCATGATCTCCGGCCGCCGCGGATCCCCACTCCGTGGCGGCCGACCAGCTGTTCGTCCTGTGCGAGAGCCCCGGTCCGGGAAGGACCGGGGCTCTCCGCTGTCCGGGCTACTGTTCGGCCGGCTCGGCGACGAACGATCCCACGCCGGGCGTCGTGATGATCAGCCCGTCCTCGCGAAGCTGCGCGGTCATCTTACGGATCGTGACCCGGGCGACGCCGAACTCGGATTCGAGCCGCACCTCGGAGATCAAGCTCTTCGGCGGATACTCGCCGGCCTCGATGCGCTCCTTGATGACGGCGTAGATCTGGCGCCACTTCGGCTGGGCGGGTCGTACTTGAACATGATCATGACTGTACGTAGGGCCTGAGCTGCGCTCATAGCGACTCGTGGCAGCTCATAGCCATAGCTATGCATAGTCAGGTAAACGTGCGGTCGGCGCATGAGCCGCATGACGCGGGAGGAGTTCATGGCCGCCTGGCACGCCTTGGGCCGGTAGATCTGCGCGCACTGTGGCCACCACATCCTCCGGATCAACAGCGCGACGGGCTACCTGTACGTCATCTTCCTATGGCTCGGTCAGTGCAGTGGGCCGCGCGGCCTGCATTTCCCTGACGTCCGCCGGGCATGCGCGCACCCGGCATCACCCGGGTCCCGGTCGGAACGGCGGCCACGCCCTTGGAGGGGGAAGCGGGCCGCCGAAGCGAAGGGCCTCCGCCGCGCGGCGGAGGCCCTTCGTGTGGTCATGGATCATCCCCGCGAATGCGGAGTGGAACGGGCGGTGAGCCCTGGCCGAAGTGAAGGGCCCAAGGATTTACGGGCGCGCCAGGAGCGCGAGCAGATCCTCGCGGCCATACGCCACCACAAGCGCCACCACCACGATCGTGATGATGATGACCCGCACCTGCCGGCCCCAGCTTTCGGGGACGGTCACGCTCATGGAGAAGTTCTTGCTGTCGGACACGGGGGCTTCCTCGCTGTCGTGAGACGTGGATGGTCGCCGGACCCGGGGACCGCTCAGCGGCAGAGCGCTACACTGGGCAGTGTTGACATGCCAGAACAGCGCTTGGACCCAGGTCCGGTTGTTCTACGAGAGCCCGATCCCTTTGCCGAGGGGTCGGGCTTTTTCGTTGTTGGGGTAACAATACAGCTTTTCTGCGAAGAGGGTGTCGCGAGGCGTCCTAGGGGTCCCGGACTCCCTTCGTGGACAAGTTCCTTGAGCATTGATGTGGCGCTGACCTGCGAAAATGCCTTTCTTATATCCCTTTCATATCTGAATCTGATTCAGATATAGCGCTCAAGCGGCATCCTCTTGTTGGGTGCCTGTGAACCATGGATGGTTCATGCAGACCAATTACGTTCCGCGAGGTTCCGTGTGAATCTGCGAGGGGTCGCGTGGGGTCAGGGCGATGGGAGGGCGCGGAAGGGAGCAAGCGGCGTCGGTGTGCCAAAAAGGCTTCAACGTCACCTCTGTCCGATTCTTGCACACCTTAGGGATCATCGTGCGTAGTTTCTGTGGATCTTCTGGTAGAAGATCATTCCGCAGGTGTAGGCCGCCCTTCCTGGTCTGCGAGCTAGTCGAGCGCAGCGTTGAGATACTCCTGGACGGGCTCAAGGAACGGGAGTGCTACAGCTCCATCGTCCTCGCATGATCGCACCACTTCACCGCGTCCAGCTCGTCCGCAGCCGTGTAATCGAGGGCCTCGCGCGCCACATGGATCATCCGGCAGCTAGTCGCCGGGTGGATGTGCTCGCCGAGGGTCTCGATAGCAACAACATCGAGGCCGGTCTCCTCCAGTGTTTCCCGTACAGTGGCCTGCTCGCCGGGCTCGCCTTGGCCAGCGGGGAACTGCCGCAGTAGGGCGCCTTCGGGTGCGGATGATGCGGCAGCTCGTCTCGGCTGGGCTACTGCCTGCTGGCGAGCAGCTCATGCCCATCCCAAAGACGCTTCGCCCGCGCACCCTCACCGGCCAGTTCGCCCTGAACCCCGGCGGCGACGAGGACGACGCCCTGAGCGCCAGGGCACTGGGTGCGTGCTATCCGGCCCGCATCCGACCTCGATGATGCGACACCTGCGCATCGGCTCCATCGCGCCGACGCCGGGTCTGGACCCGGAGATCCTCGTCCTGTACGGCTCGGGGGGCATGCCCGCCTGGAGGTCGCCTCCCACGCGACTGCGGGCGAGGCGTACGCCGTCCGCCGTGACGCCGTCGCCATGGCCGCGTTGTGTCGCGTCTTACAGGCCGAACAGGAACAGAAGCAGCAGGCGGTCACTGCTCCAGCCGGCAGTGGCAGGAAGGCCGGCCGCCTGGAGGGCCGTATCTTGGCCGCCCTCGGTGCCGCCGAGAACGCGATGAGCGCCGACGACATCCTGGCCGCTGTGCTGGAGGACGGCGGCAAGCCGGTCCGGCTCGGCTCGGTCCGCAACGCTCTCGGCCAGTTCGCTGATGACGGCCACGTCGCCCGCCTTGAGTGTGGCCTGTATGCCCAACCCTGATCTTGTTGGGAAATGATTGCCGGCTCAGATGGATGCAAGGACACCGAACCTCCCGATCGCGGCCGCCTGTCCGTGATGGGTTGATTACATTTAGTCATCATAGGCAGGGTGATCGTGTCTCAGGATTCGCCAACAGCATCCGCACGGGCGGGGGCTTCGTCATGTCCGGTGCCTACTCGCGCACGATGGGGTAGCCGACCTCGAACCTCGACGCGTCGCGTCGGGTGACGTTGACCTCGACCACCCGCCCCGCTGTCGGCCCCGCGGTCGCGGTCGTCGTGCGGGTGACGCACAGCACCGGCACCCCCGGCGCCAGACCGAGCAGGCTGGTCTCCTCTGGGGTGGCTGCACGCGCGGAGATGGCGCCCGCCCACTCCAGGACACCCCAGCCGAGATCCTGCTCCATGCGGTCGTAGATGCCGCCCGGGCCGGTGTCGGCCTCGGCGAGCACGGTGCCGGCGGCGAGATCCGCCGGCAGATACGACGTGGCGAGCTGCACGGCCCGGCCGGCGCCCGGGTCGCCCATGACGCGGTCGCGGATTACCACTGAGGCGCCGGTCTCCAGGCCGAGCAGGGCAACCAGGTCCGGCGGGCAGGGTCCCTCAGTCACGGTGGGAGGCTGCAGGGGGCGCAGGGGCTGCGTGGCCGCTGCGAAGAAGTAGCCGAGCTCATCGCGATAAGCGCCGGTGTCGAGGGTGAGGCGCTGCCGGGCGGGGTGTTGCTGCACGTAAGTGCCGCCCTTGCGGACCGGCCGCAGGAGCCCTTCCTTGGTGAGCTGGGCGACAGCACGGCGGATCATGGTGCGACTGCAGTCGTATCGCGCCTCCAGCTGCTCCTCTTTGGGGATCGTGCTGTCGGGCGGGTAGGTGCCGTTCAGGATGGCGGTGCGGAGGTCGTCGGCAACGTCTTGCCAGCGGGTCATGTCGTTCTCACCTCTTTCGGATACTCATTACATCACTACCTATTGACGGAAGCTGTACGCGTGCTAACACTCTGCGTTAGGTAGTTACCTAATCCTGTTCCCGGAGGTGGACCATGCAAGAGGACTTCGAGAAGTCCCGGGTAGACGCCTTCTTCCGAAGAGTCACCGAGCTCCGCCCCACCCCTCACCGCGGCGTCTCCGCCGTCGTCGTCACCCACCTGCTCCCCGAGCGACCGGCATTCCTGCGCGCCGTCGCCCGCCTCGCCAACGTCGCCGCCGTACTCCCCAAGCCGAAGTCGATCGACACCGCAGCGCTCCGCGAAATCAGCGGCGTCATGCCCGTCGACCAGCTCGACCGCAGCCGCTTCGCCGACCCCGCCCAGACCCTCACCTACCTGGAGTCACGGGCAGCCGGTCAGCGCCTCGTCCTGCTCGACGTCGGCGGCTACTTCGCCCCCGCCCTGGACCACCTGTGCGCCCAGTTCTCCGGGCAGATCGTCGGCGTCGTCGAGGACACCGAGAACGGCCATCAGCGCTACGCCCAGCTCGACAAGCCCCCGTGCCCGGTCTACAGCGTCGCCCGCAGCCCCCTGAAGGACCCGGAGGACTACCTCGT
Coding sequences:
- a CDS encoding APC family permease encodes the protein MSKVTDLVKRLFIGRALRSTQLHEQLLPKRIALPVFASDALSSVAYAPQEILVILSIAGISFYGFAPWVAVAVVLVMLTVVASYRQNVHAYPSGGGDYEVATVNLGQNAGLTVASALMVDYVLTVAVSVANGVDYVGATIPYVAQHKPTVAIAIVVVLTVVNLRGIRESGVAFAIPTYAFMFAVIGLVVWGGFRLLVLGDELRAPTADYEIVAEQANLTSFAAAFLILRAFSSGCAALTGVEAISNGVPAFRKPKSKNAANTLLMMGLVSVTMFVGIITLGLASGVKLTDPATAAHGVLIDGRPAGPGYYQPPIIAQVSEAVFGSGSLFFFVIAAVTALILFLAANTAFNGFPVLGSILAQDRFLPRQLHTRGDRLAFSNGIVILAAAACLLLWGFQADVSRLLNLYIVGVFVSFTLSQIGMVRHWTRHLRTETDRKVRAQMRRSRVINFFGGVMTGVVLVVVLLTKFTHGAWIVCVAMPVLFLMMKAIHRHYDNVAQELAVSEDAEVDETMLPARNHAVVLVSKIHKPTLRALAYARATRPSTLEAITVGVEGEEARGLQEEWERRGIPVPLKMLDSPYREITRPILEYVKSLRRRSPRDVVTVYIPEYVVGHWWEHLLHNQSALRLKGRLLFQPGVMVTSVPWQLHSSDRLKGRPERYAPNAVRRREREAAGDEARHDEAARGQAAGDGTAEGPRPQHGTP
- a CDS encoding NUDIX hydrolase, whose amino-acid sequence is MRQFPAGQGEPGEQATVRETLEETGLDVVAIETLGEHIHPATSCRMIHVAREALDYTAADELDAVKWCDHARTMEL
- a CDS encoding class I SAM-dependent RNA methyltransferase produces the protein MAIELTVGPVAHGGWCVARHDGRVVFVRHALPGERVLAEITEETSRFLRADAVEILEPSADRVTPPCPFAGPGRCGGCDWQHASLDAQRLLKTDVVAEQLRRLAGIEWKGIVEEVPGAPDGLGWRTRVQFAVDRDGVLGLRRHRSHDIEPVDACLIAHPEVENVGAEVMNWRNASSVEVIASSTGEQAVVVAPKPRRTVAVPDLDTGVAVFVDEGKGRTRVVHGSNHLTERVGDRDFQITGSGFWQVHPGAAATLLATVLDLAAPQPGEWALDLYCGVGLFAAGLAEAVGPEGAVFGVESEAVAVRDAERNLRDLPQASFARGRVEHALDRFDIERADLVVVDPPRAGLGREVVDRIATLRATRIVYVSCDPATLARDLAWLAEHGYRLADLRAFDAFPMTHHVECVALLVSDSI
- a CDS encoding GntR family transcriptional regulator produces the protein MTRWQDVADDLRTAILNGTYPPDSTIPKEEQLEARYDCSRTMIRRAVAQLTKEGLLRPVRKGGTYVQQHPARQRLTLDTGAYRDELGYFFAAATQPLRPLQPPTVTEGPCPPDLVALLGLETGASVVIRDRVMGDPGAGRAVQLATSYLPADLAAGTVLAEADTGPGGIYDRMEQDLGWGVLEWAGAISARAATPEETSLLGLAPGVPVLCVTRTTTATAGPTAGRVVEVNVTRRDASRFEVGYPIVRE
- a CDS encoding GntR family transcriptional regulator, with the translated sequence MYAVIKERIEAGEYPPKSLISEVRLESEFGVARVTIRKMTAQLREDGLIITTPGVGSFVAEPAEQ